In Takifugu rubripes chromosome 22, fTakRub1.2, whole genome shotgun sequence, the genomic window CTTCTAGTTTACCTCAAAAAATTATAATATTatcaggtttgtttttattttcattcgcCATTCTCCTCTTGTCTTATAGTATGGGCTACTGTATCCTGGTTGCTCTTGGTGTGAGTCGCCTGTGCACAGTGGTGGGCAGATATGGCACCACAGTAGTCAGTGTTTCTGTGGTACTActtcttctgtctttctcctGGAAAACTGTCCATCAGAACCAGGTTTGGCTATCAAGGGAGGCGCTGTTCCGGTAagcaaagaagaagagagggaaagaaggcAGCATCATAGATGGAACTAAAGACAGTGAAATGCTGAGGCCCGTCTCACCGTTTCAACTGTTCTTTCCTATTTCAGGTCTGGTATCCGGACACTTCCTCACAATGCCAAAGTTCATTACAACTACGCTAACTTTTTGAAAGACAGCGGCCAGCTCCAAGAGGCCATTCAGCACTACAGCACCGCTCTCAGGTTTAACACTGAGCCAAACACTCTGTCATGAACTGTAAAAAGGCATAAAAGCAAAACTTGAGTTTAACTTGAAAATCAACCACTGATTAACCTCTCAGGTTTGGATTACTGGTAGAATGATCATAGTTGACTGTGGCCCTCAAGCCAGGCACTAGTAAATggtgaagtaaaaaaaaatatctgggGCACTCTtatcagttagggttagagttagttaaAAGGCCTTTATTGCTATGGCTtggtcatcagcaggaggaccctatatgagcctggtcctgttaaagtggagttttgccactgttgcttgttgggggtcaggccctgggattctgtaaagcgatTAGAACAttttttgattgtaacagatgctatataaataaagattgatagattgattgattgattgattgattgatataaaccttttaaaatgcCTTGGACACTTCCTTATAGGTTCTCAAGCCACTGACAGGAAATTGTTATTCTCTTGGATTATGATAGAACACATTATAGCTGAAAGACAGTCAAAACCAAGTGTCACCACCTGTAAAATCAGGGttaaattcaattttaaaaagtaaaaatctgGCTATATTCAGTAATTTCTTAATTTTAGTAAAGCTCAAGACGCTGAGGACATTATTAATTGAGTACCGTGCAACTGTGCTTAAGCAGCAACATCTAGTATTATTAATAGTAATATAAGAATATAGGTGATCAAAATCatcataaatataaatatcacaTCATCAGAATAATAAATTGTTTTGTAGAAAGACATTCCAAAGACAATACCAATATTTAGACAATCTAACCTGAACTTAATGCTTCTAGGTTTTTACCCCCTGTTTGAGACCAGCTGTAGcaaatttaattgattttacacaatttgaaaatatattACATCCCTGTTACAAAGCCaggattttaaaatgtaaaaattagAGCTACAGCTATGGAGTATTTTAGTAATTGagtattctattctattctaaattCCTTTAATTAATCAATTGGATAAAACATATTTTTGCTTGGTTAAAAAGCAATAATAAAtataagagaaagaaagaaattttaCTCAATAATGAATGGCCAGCTTTAACCAAGCTTCCTTCTTCCGAAATAAGCAATTCCTCAAGACAGAGAAAATTCTTCagaccattttttttaaccgaGGTACCTGAATTACTCGAGAAATTGTTTCACTTTTAGGAAAAAGGAGATGAGGATAAATCATGTTTTGCCTTTACCACCCTTAATGTGACcagtaaagaaaaacacaaaaagcaacaGACTTGCACAGAATTCGGCAGTGAGATGAAAGTATGCAGTTAGTTAGTATCATTATCATTTATCATTAAGTCACTATTTCAAGGTCGCTGTAGTTACTTAAAATTACTCATTTGAAGCTAACACATGGCATGGCCTTGTTGCTATACGCCTGCTCGTTGTTGGGTTTTGTGTGTTGGGCTAATGTACAGCTAAAGtttgacttatttattttttgttgtacACTCATGTAGCATTTTTTTATGCAAGCATATTAATAATGCTAAGCACACTGCTATTGTCTCTTCTTAGGTGAAGAGATAAAATGGGTAATAATCATGTTACCAGGAGCATGGCTTTTTCAGTTACCCCTGCTCTAAAATAATTTACTGATTAGTGTAAGAAGTTTGGTTTGTTCATAGCATTGAAAGCCAGAACCAGTGAGATACAGGCACGGTCTGTACCTTGGAGTAATCTGGACATGTTCCAGTTAGCCAGGACAAGGTAGCTATGGTGGACTGGCCTTGCAAAAGTCCAGCCAAATGTCCCTAGCAGAAACCTAACCAGAGCAAGTGGGTAATATTTGCTGTGGTATTAAAGAATGTTTATCCTCATTTCATCAGGGGCTGTCCTGTTCTGGTGGTGTTCTGAAAACAAGGTGGCCTTTGTGGATACCTGGTATGATCAGGAGAGATCCTACCTGAGATTGTGCAGCTCTCACCTGTAGtaattttgttcatttttatcaGAGTTAGATTCTTAAACACTGCTCGGCCTCATTCAACAGCATTAATGCTTTCAGACTCAGGGTTAGTTTCTGTTTCATAATTAATAAAGGTGCACCAAGGGGCGGGGGAGTTCTATCTACAGGTTTTTGCTTGCTGCTGTGCAGGTGTGTTAAGAGACAAAGGGGATAGCTGACAAAGCTGTGATCCTTAGCTCATTTGGAGAATTGCTATTCACACTGATGCTTTGACACTGTAAAAGAAAACTAGCTCTGAGATCCTAAAAAGGGATTTTCTCTGCAAGGGACTGATCTTAACCAACAAATGAATAACCTCCATGGACAGTGTACAGAGCAGGACCCTTCACCATCAAAATGTTGTTTCGCCAGGATTCACAATCTCAAAGCTGAAAACCACTCCAAATCCTTAATGttatgggtttgttttttaaacaactCAGATATGAACTTGCCAGTGTGTTTcagcttgtttttcatttctgatTGTTGTGATAGTGGTCTTTTTTATCACACCAGCTGTAACAAGATGCACACCTGCCAAATTGTTCAGCGTTTGATTCAGCAGCCCATGGAATATATATCTGAAAGTTTTGGGGTTCATCATGGTATTTTCTGGCAGATGTGAAGTCTTGAATGAGTTTGTCCAGTACCTTTCCTATTGTTTAGTCATGAACTTATACTTTAGCTGAGGCAGGATAGGCCAACAGCTCTTTCAATTTTGATGTTGGTCCTTTTGAGAGTTCCTGGATGAGTCCTCAAGGTCATTTTGGTAATCAGACCACTACTGGGGAGGTCCTTGTTCTTATATTTATCCCTATTTTTGGATAATGGCTCTGACTAATTGCTCTTTGCAGgagtaacttttttttttttttatttcgtCATTGTCTAATATTTAAATAATTGGGATGATGTGAAACAATCAAATGtgacaaatgtgcaaaaaaaaaattccaatgGGACAAGAGAAGCTGGTTCATGTCATTACAACCAATGGTCCAGTTATTAATCTAATCTATTTTTCTAAGATGGATTTTATATCTTTTTACAAGTAAATGAGCGTATGAGGACTAAAACAACATATTACGGCATGAAAGGCAAACCACTTTGTCAAATGGCTGATGTCCCATTCAAACCTTTCACAACAGCCTGCTCTCAATGCAGAATAAGTGTTAGAAAGAGCAATGACCTGACTGCTCACCCACAATAATCTATTCCATTCTAgtttaaaccaaaaaaaggcAGCCCTGTGCTAGGACTGCAACTTCCTGGTTGAGCATGATAACAACACGTCGTGAAGTTAAAACTAATGGAATTAAGCTTTCAAAGCTCTGGTTTGGCTCACAGAGAATAACTTATTGTGGCTTAATGCACATGGTAGTAAGACAAATCAAAGTTACATCATCTCCTGTCTTCTGATCTTTTCAGGTTGTACCCTCAACATGCCAGTGCAATGAACAATCTTGGCACATTGACTCAGAgcccagaggaggcagagagctACTACAGGAAAGCTCTAGTTATCAACCCTCAGCATAACAGAGCCCTGTTTAACCTTGGGAACCTCTTCAAGTAAGAGCTACATAGTGGTTTGCACAGTTCTGGGAAGCTTTTTTGTGATCCAGTACTTTGTGATACCTTTGCTCCAACTAGCAATTAAGACTACATGACCTGGATGaactttttttgtcctttttgccCATTTAAAAATTTTTCTACTGGAAATTTTCTAAATCTGTGTTCCCCCTCTGAACTCAGTACATGCTGAGTTATACTGCCTTTGATTACGCTAGTTCAGAATAAGTCAAAAAAGAGGGATGTAAAATCTCTCAAACAGTAGAGGAAAACAGCTAAAATATTTTTTGGACTAAAAATTGAATGAGACATTCATTGGAGGAAGATTAATCTTGTCATTTAACATGTAGAAATACGATCTATTAGTGCATTTCAGTAAATGTGATTATCATCAATAAGTTTATTTATGTcagtaatttaattcaaaagtGAAACTTATATAAATTCATTATAAACAAACTGATATCAAGTGTACTGAAGAATATTATGAAAAGGTTGGAGATGTATTGGAGACTCAGGGTGTTACTATTTAATTAGCCAATAACTCTAAATGTCCTCTAAATTTGTGTGGACTTGCCTACTTTGGGTCATGAAGGAGAAAAAGCCGAACAGGTGTGAGGGAAAAGATGAACGGGAGATTAACAGATGGATCAGGGCAGCAGTACTGTGGACACATTCCCATAGTGGTTACCACCCACACCAGGTAGTTACACGAACAGAGTTCTAGGAACATTTGGCTCCTAAAGCAGTTCTACTAACTACCCTCAAATCCGCTCCCTcaaaacatttctttatttacttttggCACTGACTATTGGCCATATATTCCCAACCCTCTCCTGGCTTTGGGTAATGACAAGATTTTGATTAGGTACAAGTAGCTGGAATGAGTTCCCTCTGTTGGTGAGGAGCTCAGATGTCTGAGAACAGCTCAAAGTAAAGGTGCTACTCCATTGAGATGGTTTGAGCATCTGCTCAGGATGCCTCACAGATGCATCCCTGGGAGATGCACTTGGCAGGTCTCAGGGCGAGAACCCCTGGACAGACCTAGGACAAGCTAGGCAGATTCTTTTTGGCTGTCCTGGGAACACCTTGGGATTCCTCTGGAGTAGCTGGTACAAGTGGCTCGGGAAAGGCTCGGGACCGCCCTACTTTTTTGGTCTTACGTAATATAAACATTTTTAGAGAtactgaattttaaaaaaaatacaagtcataatcataaaaataaaaaaaaaataatccagtCTTTGTGTAAAAAATCTATATGAAATTTCAATTTCTGCAATTTTTGCATTGAGTGACTGAATTAACTTTTTGATGGTATTCTAATTTATTAAGATCATAAAGATTGTGGAAATTATATGTAAGAACTGGAGGCCCTGAAATTTTGTGGCTTCTTTAATCATGTCTAATAGACAGTATATTTAATATGGCAGTAATAATGCTATGGTTCAGGTCTCaagggaaggaaaaggaagctgaaagtctgctgaggaactcCATTCATTTTGGACCATATTTTGCGGATGCCTACTCCAGCCTGGCATCTCTCTATGCTGAGCAGGTGAAACCCCCAGAAATTCCTAATTCTGAACCTTGTGCTGTTAAAGAACGTTTGGTGCAGATCCTCCACGGTGTAATTGTGTTATACTGTCTCATTTTTACAGAAACGTTTTGCCGAAGCCAAAGAAATGTATCTGAAAGGAATAGAAAGGTGTCCTGAAAACTCTGACCTCCATAATAACTACGGGGTCTTCCTTGTGGATACAGGTCAGACAATTTCAGTAGATCATTTTTTGATAGACCTCATGCATGATTTTTGCTTTGATTAATCCAGTTTGATATGTTGCATTTTATTGTAGTTATTTATATGCTTTTATTgttaattgttgtttttgtttttgcttaaGTCATTTagattttttgttttcattttaagttTTTTACAAATTAATTGATGGATTGCGGGAAGTCATCTACTCATGAAAGGACTTTTGTCCAGTCTACTGAGAAGACATCTTGCTCTGTTACAGCAGACAAGCTGCACACCTCTTACACTCACTCATCAGTCTTTTTTAACATGTTTGTAGGAACAAATGAAATGGAAGAACATTTTCTTATCAGGAACTCATTTGGTTAAACTAAACTGCTAGACAGGAAGTAAAGATCTGAGGAATCATGAgtaacacaccaacacactgaGAGCGGGGCAGATTGCTGGGATACTTTGGTGAGATCATCAGTGGGTTTGGACTCTAATGGCATTATATATGAAGATTAGTATTTAAGTGTATTTTCTCAATTTATGGGCACTAAAGGAAGCGAATCCAGTAGGTTTAAAGTATGATCTCTTGttaattcatatttattttaattgatgTTTATTTAGCTTTTCAATCAATTATTTAGACCAGTGGATTACTGTAGTCAATCCTGTTCCAACCATCCTTTTGTGACAAGATAGTCCTAATCTTCAATAAAAGTGATCCTTGAAAATTGCTAAATATACGACATGAACTTTACTTTCAAAGTAACGTTTGCTGGTCTGTCTAGGGTTTGGAGCCAAATACAGTTTAACTATGGTTTTTTAGAGTGGCTTTATTAGGTCAACGTGATTAGTGTTTTTAAGACAAGCCTGACATTTGACAGCTGGGTATCTTCTGACTTCATACAGCCGAGAATCATCAGTTTAGatataaaaatgacattttgtcAAATAATATTTCCTTAGTGATGCAAagatggtaaaaaaaagaaccctATGGAATCCCAGCAATAGAGTATGGGGAGGAAGCATCATTCATTTTTCACAGGAACAAAGTTCAATCACTTAATCCTGATGCTTCTCTATGTAACAAGACACTATGATCTGGTGAAAAGGAGTCTTTGCAGGGGCCTTCAATTAAATTTGCTTTAGGTCTGTAAAGGTATCCTCTCCAGCAGAAGTCTGAGCAATAAAGTGTTGCGATacagatttatttctttatttttatttgttattaGCAATTAATCGAATAAATTACACTGGTGTTTTATAGGAAAATAAGTCTTTAACATTTATTTCTCAGAAGTCACAAAATACAATGAGCCTTTATGAAAATGGttcaataaaataacaaaattctGAGTCTTCATGTTAGAATCTGATATATGAAGAGTCTCGACATGGTCAGTAATGTGTTGATTCACCAAGCATAAATCTCAGCTCTGTTGTGTTTCTTGCTTCTTCGTGCATTCAGGTCATTTCCTAACATCCTTTCTTCCAGGAGAGGACGAGATGGCGGTTGATCACTACCAGCAGGCTATCAGACTGAAACCAACTCACTACATTGCCATGGTAAACCTAGGCCGTCTCCTAAGgctaaataacaaaaaccaaGATGCAGAATTTTGGTACAAGAGGTGAGTAAATCATCATGTAGGGTTGGGTTGGTACCACTATTTAATGCTACTATATTCTAAATATAATAGGCATACCAGTAGTTTAGACTGATTAAATCCTGatttccctctttctcttttacTTGTATTCTTGGAGGGGGGAATGAGAGGGAGCCATGAGAGGGCCCAAagatgcatatatatatatatatactgtatatatacagtatatataaaaaGAACCCTATGGAATCCCAGCAATAGAGTATGGGGAGGAAGCATCATTCATTTTTCACAGGAACAAAGTtcatatatatgatatatatatatatatatatatatatgatatatatatatatatataagaagggttctgcgcaggaccctcagactcccaggcctctggtagaggacctgagtctgaaggaaggaggcactgcccaggagggcgatatatatatatatatatatagatatagatatagatatagatatatctatatatctatatctagaTATAtctagatatatatatctatatctagatatagatatatatatataaggaaCAAATACAGTTCAGTTTTCTATTCATTAATTtccaattaaaaacagaaatcagtaaacaaatgaacattttaagtGGTATATCTAAATTTTTAGATCAGTTTGACCGCCTTTGTAATGAACCTCTGTCACTCAACTGTGTTGCAcagttttttgtgtgtttttaatgcattttcacAAAAATCTGGGACTAATTATCAAGTTTTTGTCATACGACATGACTAAATCTTCTCAAAACTCCCCGGTTCAGTAGAATGTTAATGAAATGGGTGGCAGAAAGAAATCTAAGTATTATGGAGCGAAAGTAGATCTATGTTTACTTTACATGCAAACAGAATATGCTGTAAAAATGAACTAGAGTCAGTCAGGAGGTAGGAAATAACATCCTCTATTTGTTTTAACTATATGCCTTTAAATAACTTTTCCGAACGTAGTGGAGTAAAGCTGATCCGTACTGTTTGATGAGTGGGTCAGGATCAAACCTTGGAATAATGTTTTACATGTGGTAGTCATGAATGCTGATGCCTGATGAACtcttatgtttttttaaattattttctatGCTTGTGTCACTTTCATACAACAGCTAATTCATGCTAAAGAAAATCGTCATCAGGTTCTGTCTGTGCTTGTAGGGCCCTGCAGGTGACCAAGAATGTGGATATCCTGACTCCACTTGGAGCTCTGTATTACAACACGGGCCGTTATGAGGAAGCCCTACAGGTGTACAGAGAGGCCACCACCCTGCAACCAGACAACACAGACATATGGCTGGCTTTTGTGAGCATGTGCACGCCAACACGTCACTTCAACTGCCTTTGTTTGCCTAGTACAGTGGGGGTTTCGCAAGATACATTTAAGAAAATTCTTTTATTCATCACAACACTGGGGTTGTGGTGATTTCAACAAGACTGAATTGCAGACTCACTTGCATCGATATCTTCAGCTGATAGCTCTCAACAATAGATAATACcggaaaataaaaaacagaccttttcctcactttttcactttaaaaaagTAAAGGAAAGTTAGATATGGGCCtttaatttgctaacacatcagaaTCCAGTGATCAAGGATTTCTTAAGCAACCTTGCAAGTCATGGGTACAGACCCTGTTGCTATAGAACATTTGATCTGACCAAGAGCACAACAGTGTTTACCTCAGAAGACAGGGCCCGTCTTGACACAACGACTGCTCCATGAGATTGTATTTGTGTGAGGGACTATGTGCACATTAAAAAGTTTTTTATTCTCTCAACTCTGGACCACGAGTGAGTTTTCTCTATCAGAAAATTACAACAATTCTTGCCAATATGGAATTAGGGTGGTGAATTCGTATGGAGTATTGGGCATTTATTGAAAATTTTCCATTTACCTATTACATAACCGGATTCCTTCCCATCTGCAATAAATAGTTTTTGAAAAGTCTCATATTTCAACAGCTGCACTTTGAGGCTAAATGGCAAAAAGCTATCATTGTCTAAATACTTTTACACCTAGTTATATATCCATTTAAATACATACTTTTTTCATTGCAGGCTCAGGTTTTAGCTGTGGCTGATCATACCAATGAAGCAGAGAAGCTAACGCTGGAAATCATATCCAAAGAAATCAGCTGCATTGAATGTTACCGACTCCTTTCTGCCATCTACAGTAAGCGTGGCAATTATACAGAGGTGTGTAAATAGAATCTTTGTTGGTTCATGTGCATGCTTATTACATTTTccaaacacatttaatattaatCTTAAAGTACAGACAGCAGAAGTACGTCCTTCCTTGGCAGTTACACCACAAACTGTTGTTAATAGGTTTTTATCTGTGTATAGAGCTAATACTTAACAGAAAATGCCCTTTATTTGAGCTTTGGGACAAACTAGGCAGTTGACTAATTTTGTGACAACTTCCCTTGTTCTGTTCGGACCGATCCTTCTGTGTTAATTTGCTCTGATTATACCTCTGTGCCAGGCTTTGGGTGCTTTGGACAGGGCCCTCCAGCAGAATCTGGGTGATCTGACAGTGAGAGCAGAGTTGTATTTCTCAAAAGGAAACCAGCTCAGAGAATTGAACCTGCTGGATCAAGCATTCAaggtctctttctctttctttctcttcttctgaaTTTTCAGTAGATTATTCTATAATATGAGTATTCTAGGATATGAGCCCCCAAAAAAGATTGATAATTTTAGGTGATTTATTATACATGTGTGCTATTAACATTATAAAATTTCTGGACCCCTATTCACAACAATTCTCTCAGAGAATCTCCTTCCTATCTTGGCCTAAAAATTCTTAGTGAGGATTCTTTGGTCAAGAATGATTCGGGAAGTTCCTGAGAGCCTCTTTGAGCAAGGACACATAACCTTTTGTCTCAGTGAGGTTTTCAAACAAAGCTTTTAGACAAATTCTGCACGAATTACTCCTTCACTTAGTGGCCAATAACTGGAGCAATGAATTCAACAAAATAAGTTATTTGTTGTCTGTTATAATCTTACCAGATTCACCAAATTCCCTCCGCCTTCACTTCTTTAAGATATTGTTTGATTTCCACTGAGCTTGTTTACTTTGCAAACGGGACAAAAATGTATGATGCAAAAATGCTGAGGTCCATGTTTCCCTCACAGTGTTCTGGAGCACGTAAAGGTATAATAATGAGTTGGAAAATCCTACATTGATGTGCAAATTTTAGTGTGAAATTGGTGTCATGTTTAGTCCAGTTCGTATAACAAATGTAGCTCTGCTTTTGCTGGAGATGTGAATCTTAATCTGGGAGTCATTGGGGTTGAAGGTCACTATGGCTCTGGAGTGAGTGAGTATTTCCAGAATGTACAAGAGGAGAGATGCCTGTTGTAACTGGTGACAGCTAATTTTCATTAGCTTTTCAAAAACACTGCATTCTAATAAAGTTAATTAAGGTCTGTTTTGGTTTTCTCATACTAGAGCTACAAACTGGCAGTGGAGCTCAAACCTGACCAGTCTCAGGCCTGGATGAACATGGGAGGAATTCAGCACATTAAAGTAACAACAGTCAAACTTGCCAAACATCAACATAATAAAAGATATTCAGTTGTGTATTCCTCTGTCAACCAATATTCACTCATATTTAAATCTACCTTATTCTGTAATGTAGCCCAGTTGTAGCCCGGTGCAGTTTGATAGAAATTCACTTTTACAATCGatgcattatttattttcacaattGATTTACAGTTGACCCCTCAATGAGCAAGAATGTGTAACAACCTTTATAATAGAACTTACTGTTTGCAGGGAGACTACGCTGCAGCCAGGATGTACTACCAACGAGCTCTGCTTCTGAATCCCAGTTCTAAACTTCTGAAGGAAAATTTGGCCAAGCTGGACCGACTCGAGAGAAGATTATCTGCAGGAGAAAAGTGAAGCCCAAAGCAGCCATAGGACCACTGGATCAAACAGACCTGCTAGTATAAGCTGTTGTGACAAAGT contains:
- the tmtc1 gene encoding protein O-mannosyl-transferase TMTC1 isoform X1; its protein translation is MTAHMVKKQSHQPLHVNGRPRAMYRAGRYVVLASLCALCYSNSVHGELVHDDVWAIVNNPDVRADSSLRKIFSDDFWGKPMSDNTSHKSYRPLCILTFKLNVLLHGMNPFYFHVTNLLLHCAVTCLLMYTCECCVFEDGLLAFVTALIFAVHPIHTEAVTGVVGRADVLACMLFLLAFLSYIRSVGVCLSEDDFPPTVSVGCLLISVLLGTCAMLVKETGITVFGVCIIYDALVLCRKPLAYHMLGSRFSDFLHISSPFTKRACFISVCVLIILSVRLWLMGGSMPLFSEQDNPASFSPYLLTRILTYSYLLSFNAWLLLVPVVLCYDWQVGSIPLVESLGDLRNGATVLLALVIITLCIRCLFSLKCAMFGALLQGPNGQESREILVGVLFLVFPFIPASNLFFRVGFVVAERVLYMPSMGYCILVALGVSRLCTVVGRYGTTVVSVSVVLLLLSFSWKTVHQNQVWLSREALFRSGIRTLPHNAKVHYNYANFLKDSGQLQEAIQHYSTALRLYPQHASAMNNLGTLTQSPEEAESYYRKALVINPQHNRALFNLGNLFKSQGKEKEAESLLRNSIHFGPYFADAYSSLASLYAEQKRFAEAKEMYLKGIERCPENSDLHNNYGVFLVDTGEDEMAVDHYQQAIRLKPTHYIAMVNLGRLLRLNNKNQDAEFWYKRALQVTKNVDILTPLGALYYNTGRYEEALQVYREATTLQPDNTDIWLAFAQVLAVADHTNEAEKLTLEIISKEISCIECYRLLSAIYSKRGNYTEALGALDRALQQNLGDLTVRAELYFSKGNQLRELNLLDQAFKSYKLAVELKPDQSQAWMNMGGIQHIKGDYAAARMYYQRALLLNPSSKLLKENLAKLDRLERRLSAGEK
- the tmtc1 gene encoding protein O-mannosyl-transferase TMTC1 isoform X4 codes for the protein MTAHMVKKQSHQPLHVNGRPRAMYRAGRYVVLASLCALCYSNSVHGELVHDDVWAIVNNPDVRADSSLRKIFSDDFWGKPMSDNTSHKSYRPLCILTFKLNVLLHGMNPFYFHVTNLLLHCAVTCLLMYTCECCVFEDGLLAFVTALIFAVHPIHTEAVTGVVGRADVLACMLFLLAFLSYISHMLGSRFSDFLHISSPFTKRACFISVCVLIILSVRLWLMGGSMPLFSEQDNPASFSPYLLTRILTYSYLLSFNAWLLLVPVVLCYDWQVGSIPLVESLGDLRNGATVLLALVIITLCIRCLFSLKCAMFGALLQGPNGQESREILVGVLFLVFPFIPASNLFFRVGFVVAERVLYMPSMGYCILVALGVSRLCTVVGRYGTTVVSVSVVLLLLSFSWKTVHQNQVWLSREALFRSGIRTLPHNAKVHYNYANFLKDSGQLQEAIQHYSTALRLYPQHASAMNNLGTLTQSPEEAESYYRKALVINPQHNRALFNLGNLFKSQGKEKEAESLLRNSIHFGPYFADAYSSLASLYAEQKRFAEAKEMYLKGIERCPENSDLHNNYGVFLVDTGEDEMAVDHYQQAIRLKPTHYIAMVNLGRLLRLNNKNQDAEFWYKRALQVTKNVDILTPLGALYYNTGRYEEALQVYREATTLQPDNTDIWLAFAQVLAVADHTNEAEKLTLEIISKEISCIECYRLLSAIYSKRGNYTEALGALDRALQQNLGDLTVRAELYFSKGNQLRELNLLDQAFKSYKLAVELKPDQSQAWMNMGGIQHIKGDYAAARMYYQRALLLNPSSKLLKENLAKLDRLERRLSAGEK
- the tmtc1 gene encoding protein O-mannosyl-transferase TMTC1 isoform X2, translating into MTAHMVKKQSHQPLHVNGRPRAMYRAGRYVVLASLCALCYSNSVHGELVHDDVWAIVNNPDVRADSSLRKIFSDDFWGKPMSDNTSHKSYRPLCILTFKLNVLLHGMNPFYFHVTNLLLHCAVTCLLMYTCECCVFEDGLLAFVTALIFAVHPIHTEAVTGVVGRADVLACMLFLLAFLSYIRSVGVCLSEDDFPPTVSVGCLLISVLLGTCAMLVKETGITVFGVCIIYDALVLCRKPLAYHMLGSRFSDFLHISSPFTKRACFISVCVLIILSVRLWLMGGSMPLFSEQDNPASFSPYLLTRILTYSYLLSFNAWLLLVPVVLCYDWQVGSIPLVESLGDLRNGATVLLALVIITLCIRCLFSLKESREILVGVLFLVFPFIPASNLFFRVGFVVAERVLYMPSMGYCILVALGVSRLCTVVGRYGTTVVSVSVVLLLLSFSWKTVHQNQVWLSREALFRSGIRTLPHNAKVHYNYANFLKDSGQLQEAIQHYSTALRLYPQHASAMNNLGTLTQSPEEAESYYRKALVINPQHNRALFNLGNLFKSQGKEKEAESLLRNSIHFGPYFADAYSSLASLYAEQKRFAEAKEMYLKGIERCPENSDLHNNYGVFLVDTGEDEMAVDHYQQAIRLKPTHYIAMVNLGRLLRLNNKNQDAEFWYKRALQVTKNVDILTPLGALYYNTGRYEEALQVYREATTLQPDNTDIWLAFAQVLAVADHTNEAEKLTLEIISKEISCIECYRLLSAIYSKRGNYTEALGALDRALQQNLGDLTVRAELYFSKGNQLRELNLLDQAFKSYKLAVELKPDQSQAWMNMGGIQHIKGDYAAARMYYQRALLLNPSSKLLKENLAKLDRLERRLSAGEK
- the tmtc1 gene encoding protein O-mannosyl-transferase TMTC1 isoform X3, with translation MTAHMVKKQSHQPLHVNGRPRAMYRAGRYVVLASLCALCYSNSVHGELVHDDVWAIVNNPDVRADSSLRKIFSDDFWGKPMSDNTSHKSYRPLCILTFKLNVLLHGMNPFYFHVTNLLLHCAVTCLLMYTCECCVFEDGLLAFVTALIFAVHPIHTEAVTGVVGRADVLACMLFLLAFLSYIRSVGVCLSEDDFPPTVSVGCLLISVLLGTCAMLVKETGITVFGVCIIYDALVLCRKPLAYHMLGSRFSDFLHISSPFTKRACFISVCDNPASFSPYLLTRILTYSYLLSFNAWLLLVPVVLCYDWQVGSIPLVESLGDLRNGATVLLALVIITLCIRCLFSLKCAMFGALLQGPNGQESREILVGVLFLVFPFIPASNLFFRVGFVVAERVLYMPSMGYCILVALGVSRLCTVVGRYGTTVVSVSVVLLLLSFSWKTVHQNQVWLSREALFRSGIRTLPHNAKVHYNYANFLKDSGQLQEAIQHYSTALRLYPQHASAMNNLGTLTQSPEEAESYYRKALVINPQHNRALFNLGNLFKSQGKEKEAESLLRNSIHFGPYFADAYSSLASLYAEQKRFAEAKEMYLKGIERCPENSDLHNNYGVFLVDTGEDEMAVDHYQQAIRLKPTHYIAMVNLGRLLRLNNKNQDAEFWYKRALQVTKNVDILTPLGALYYNTGRYEEALQVYREATTLQPDNTDIWLAFAQVLAVADHTNEAEKLTLEIISKEISCIECYRLLSAIYSKRGNYTEALGALDRALQQNLGDLTVRAELYFSKGNQLRELNLLDQAFKSYKLAVELKPDQSQAWMNMGGIQHIKGDYAAARMYYQRALLLNPSSKLLKENLAKLDRLERRLSAGEK